In Phoenix dactylifera cultivar Barhee BC4 chromosome 11, palm_55x_up_171113_PBpolish2nd_filt_p, whole genome shotgun sequence, the following are encoded in one genomic region:
- the LOC103714749 gene encoding equilibrative nucleotide transporter 3-like, with protein MSYQTETSEVIRNKGKYFAIFICWLLGNGCLFSWNSMLTIEDYYVYVFPRYHPTRVLTLVYQPFALGTLAILAYNESKINTRSRNLTGYTLFFLSSLLLIVLDVATSGRGGIGVFIGICAISGAFGVADAHAQGGMVGDLFLMRPEFMQSFLAGLAASGALTSALRLITKAAFENTQDGLRKGAMMFFAISAFFELLCVLLYAFIFPELPIVKYYRSKAASEGSMTVAADLAAAGIQKQRDQGAEEDPNLLERLTNKQLLLQNSDYAIDIYLIYVLTLSIFPGFLSEDTGSHSLGSWYALVLIAMYNVWDLIGRYVPLVNWLKLTSRKGLMVAILSRFLLIPAFYFTAKYGDQGWMIMLTSFLGLTNGYLTVCVLTAAPKGYKGPEQNALGNLLVLFLLAGIFSGVTLDWLWLIGKRW; from the exons ATGAGTTACCAGACTGAAACCAGTGAAGTCATTAGAAATAAG GGGAAGTACTTTGCAATTTTCATCTGCTGGCTTCTAGGAAATGGATGCCTTTTCTCATGGAATAGCATGCTAACAATTGAAGATTACTATGTTTACGTTTTTCCA AGGTACCACCCCACAAGAGTTCTTACACTTGTTTATCAACCTTTTGCTCTTGGAACGCTTGCAATACTGGCATACAATGAGTCAAAGATCAACACCAGAAGCCGCAACCTAACTGGATATACTCTGTTCTTCTTAAGTTCTCTGCTACTAATTGTG TTGGATGTGGCAACATCTGGAAGAGGCGGGATCGGAGTCTTTATCGGTATATGTGCCATCAGTGGAGCATTTGGAGTTGCCGATGCTCATGCTCAGGGAGGGATGGTTGGTGATCTGTTCTTGATGCGCCCAGAATTCATGCAG TCCTTCTTGGCTGGCTTGGCTGCATCTGGGGCTTTAACCTCTGCTTTGAGATTAATAACAAAGGCAGCTTTCGAGAATACCCAAGATGGTCTTCGCAAGGGAGCTA TGATGTTCTTCGCGATCTCAGCATTTTTCGAGCTACTCTGTGTGCTTTTGTATGCATTCATCTTTCCCGAACTGCCGATTGTGAAGTACTACCGTTCAAAAGCAGCTTCAGAAGGATCGATGACAGTTGCTGCAGACCTTGCTGCTGCTGGCATCCAAAAGCAACGTGATCAAGGG GCTGAAGAGGACCCAAATCTTCTAGAGCGTTTGACGAACAAACAGTTGTTActgcaaaattcagattatgcaaTTGACATATATCTGATATATGTTTTGACATTGTCAATTTTCCCTGGATTCTTGTCTGAGGATACTGGGTCCCACAGCTTGGGTTCATG GTATGCACTTGTCTTGATTGCGATGTATAATGTGTGGGACCTCATAGGGAGATATGTACCTCTTGTGAATTGGCTCAAGTTGACATCACGGAAGGGCCTCATGGTTGCAATTCTTTCTCGTTTCTTGCTGATTCCAGCATTCTACTTCACAGCAAAGTATGGAGATCAAGGATGGATGATTATGTTGACATCATTTTTAGGACTCACCAATGGTTACCTTACTGTGTGTGTGCTTACTGCAGCACCAAAAGGATACAAG GGACCCGAGCAAAATGCACTGGGGAACTTGCTTGTCCTATTTCTTCTAGCAGGTATATTCTCAGGGGTGACACTTGATTGGTTGTGGCTCATAGGCAAACGCTGGTGA